The following are from one region of the Methanothermobacter sp. genome:
- a CDS encoding NAD(P)-dependent glycerol-1-phosphate dehydrogenase has protein sequence MDPRKIQLPREIHTGPGVIEDTGRICSDLRFEGRVMVVTGPRTLKIAGETVIESLQDAGFEVDQVTVGDATMASVSQVQDGLNGTSLVLGVGGGKVIDVAKMAATLEGVHFISVPTAASHDGIASPRASIRNGEGTASLEASSPIGVIADTEVISKAPFRLLASGCADIISNYTAIMDWKLAHRLLNERYSESAAALSLMTAKMIINSADAIKEGLEESARLAVKSLISSGIAISIAGSSRPASGSEHKFSHALDMVAPEPALHGEQCGVGTIMMMHLHGGDWRFIRDALARINAPTTAAELGIDPEYIIEALTVAHTIRKERYTILGDRGLTREAAERLAKITEVI, from the coding sequence ATGGATCCAAGGAAAATTCAGCTACCAAGGGAGATACACACAGGGCCCGGTGTTATAGAGGATACCGGGAGGATATGCAGTGACCTCAGATTCGAGGGAAGGGTTATGGTGGTGACAGGCCCCAGAACCCTTAAAATTGCCGGTGAAACGGTTATTGAGAGTCTGCAGGATGCTGGATTCGAGGTTGACCAGGTCACGGTTGGGGATGCCACCATGGCCTCGGTGTCCCAGGTCCAGGATGGCCTCAACGGTACCTCCCTTGTGCTTGGTGTTGGTGGGGGTAAGGTTATCGATGTTGCGAAGATGGCCGCCACGCTTGAGGGCGTGCACTTCATAAGTGTGCCCACAGCGGCATCCCATGATGGGATAGCCTCCCCCAGGGCATCCATAAGGAACGGTGAGGGCACGGCATCCCTTGAGGCCTCCTCCCCCATCGGTGTGATAGCAGATACCGAGGTAATAAGTAAGGCCCCCTTCAGGCTCCTTGCATCAGGCTGTGCAGATATAATATCCAATTACACAGCCATAATGGACTGGAAACTTGCCCACAGGCTTCTTAATGAGAGGTACAGTGAATCAGCAGCAGCACTTTCACTCATGACAGCCAAGATGATTATAAACTCCGCTGACGCCATAAAGGAGGGCCTTGAGGAGAGCGCAAGGCTGGCTGTGAAGTCACTCATAAGCAGCGGCATAGCAATAAGCATAGCAGGGAGCAGCAGGCCTGCAAGTGGCTCGGAGCACAAGTTCAGCCATGCCCTTGACATGGTGGCACCTGAACCGGCACTCCACGGTGAACAGTGTGGAGTGGGAACCATAATGATGATGCACCTCCACGGTGGGGACTGGAGATTCATAAGGGATGCCCTGGCAAGGATAAACGCCCCGACAACAGCAGCTGAACTCGGTATCGACCCTGAATACATCATAGAGGCACTTACAGTGGCCCACACCATCAGAAAGGAAAGGTACACCATCCTTGGAGACAGGGGTTTAACCCGCGAGGCCGCTGAAAGGCTTGCAAAGATAACGGAAGTGATATGA
- the proS gene encoding proline--tRNA ligase, protein MTEFSEWFHNILEEAEIIDQRYPVKGMHVWMPHGFRIRKNTLKILKRILDRDHEEVLFPLLVPEDELAKEAIHVKGFEDEVYWVTHGGLSKLQRKLALRPTSETVMYPMFALWVRSHTDLPMRFYQIVNTFRYETKHTRPLIRVREITTFKEAHTIHATAEEAEEQVERAIDIYREFFDSLGIPYLITKRPPWDKFPGSDYTMAFDTLMPDGKTLQIGTVHNLGQTFARTFEIKFENPEGEHEYVHQTCYGLSDRVIASVIAVHGDESGLCLPPEVAAHQVVIVPVIFKKAADEVMEACRDLRDRLEDAGFRVHLDDRDLRAGRKYYEWEMRGVPLRVEIGPRDLENNSAVISRRDTGEKITADLESIEDTLRDLMDDILENLRSRAWERMESEIREAGTIEEARSIIEEKRGIISFMWCGDEECGMDVEEKVRVDILGIQEGGSGKCMNCGRDAPYRAYLARTY, encoded by the coding sequence ATGACAGAGTTCAGTGAATGGTTCCACAATATTTTAGAGGAAGCTGAGATTATAGATCAGAGGTATCCAGTCAAGGGTATGCATGTATGGATGCCCCATGGATTCAGAATAAGGAAAAACACCCTTAAAATCCTGAAGAGGATACTTGACAGGGACCATGAGGAGGTTCTCTTCCCGCTTCTTGTACCTGAGGATGAACTGGCAAAGGAGGCCATACACGTAAAGGGCTTCGAGGATGAGGTCTACTGGGTTACACATGGGGGCCTCAGCAAGCTACAGAGGAAACTGGCCCTCAGACCCACAAGTGAAACCGTCATGTACCCCATGTTCGCACTCTGGGTGAGGTCACACACGGATCTACCCATGAGGTTCTACCAGATAGTTAACACCTTCAGGTATGAGACAAAACATACAAGGCCTCTGATAAGGGTACGTGAGATAACAACCTTCAAGGAGGCCCACACAATACATGCAACCGCCGAGGAGGCAGAGGAACAGGTGGAAAGGGCCATAGATATCTACAGGGAATTCTTCGACTCCCTGGGAATCCCATACCTCATAACAAAGAGGCCCCCCTGGGACAAATTCCCCGGCTCAGACTACACAATGGCCTTTGACACCCTCATGCCAGACGGCAAAACCCTCCAGATAGGAACCGTCCACAACCTCGGGCAGACCTTCGCAAGGACCTTCGAGATAAAATTTGAAAACCCCGAGGGTGAGCATGAGTACGTCCACCAGACCTGCTACGGCTTATCAGACAGGGTCATAGCCTCGGTTATAGCTGTCCACGGGGATGAATCAGGCCTATGTCTACCCCCCGAGGTTGCAGCCCACCAGGTGGTTATAGTGCCTGTTATCTTCAAGAAGGCTGCTGATGAGGTCATGGAGGCCTGCAGGGATCTCAGGGATAGGCTTGAGGATGCAGGTTTCAGGGTGCACCTTGATGACCGTGACCTCCGGGCTGGAAGGAAATACTATGAATGGGAGATGCGCGGCGTCCCCCTGAGGGTTGAGATAGGGCCAAGGGACCTTGAAAATAATTCGGCGGTCATCTCCAGGAGGGACACCGGTGAGAAGATAACAGCAGACCTTGAGAGTATCGAGGACACCCTCAGGGATCTCATGGATGACATCCTCGAAAACCTGAGAAGCAGGGCCTGGGAGAGGATGGAATCAGAGATCCGTGAGGCAGGGACCATAGAGGAGGCCAGGAGTATAATAGAGGAGAAGAGGGGTATAATATCCTTCATGTGGTGCGGTGATGAGGAGTGCGGCATGGATGTTGAGGAGAAGGTCAGGGTTGATATCCTTGGGATACAGGAGGGTGGAAGCGGTAAATGCATGAACTGTGGTAGAGACGCCCCCTACAGGGCATACCTTGCCAGAACCTACTAG
- a CDS encoding UPF0179 family protein gives MITLIGEKLARKGSRFLFCGPAEECEDCRFRSTCIGPLEKGRLYRITDVKDRYQKCPVHLGEKVKVIEVEKSNVETLIDAKGAFEGSVISFEFPECDLKCSMHDLCFPEGILEGDRCRIVKNLGKPGKKCPAGHELRRVLLKPLNKK, from the coding sequence TTGATAACTCTTATCGGTGAAAAACTTGCAAGGAAGGGGTCACGGTTCCTCTTCTGCGGACCTGCAGAGGAATGTGAGGATTGCAGGTTCAGGTCAACATGCATAGGACCCCTCGAGAAGGGAAGGCTCTACAGGATAACTGACGTTAAGGACAGGTACCAGAAGTGCCCGGTTCATCTTGGGGAGAAGGTGAAGGTGATTGAAGTTGAAAAATCCAACGTTGAAACACTAATAGACGCAAAAGGAGCATTTGAGGGATCGGTGATCTCATTTGAGTTCCCTGAATGTGACCTGAAGTGCAGCATGCATGATCTATGTTTCCCGGAGGGTATCCTGGAGGGTGACAGGTGCAGGATTGTAAAAAATCTTGGAAAACCTGGAAAAAAGTGCCCTGCTGGCCATGAACTGAGAAGGGTTCTTTTGAAACCCCTGAATAAAAAATGA